From the Candidatus Dependentiae bacterium genome, one window contains:
- a CDS encoding YdcF family protein, whose product MTLVESIYRFFGWWIINIDMFFLVLLLGGGGLLVFKKKRWGKRLIIISCSGFAFFGIVPVGLWTLEQLENRFPKVEKIPYDAKGIIFLGGSFDALTSRGRGETSYNLAGGRFVHLVQLARAYPHLQIVCTGNSFEAETAKKELLALGIDPSPILFEGDSKDTKGNALKTAELIHPHPQDKWVLMTSAYHMPRSVALFRKAGFNIIPYPVDYHTPGNYEPWFFIGLKLNLDAWHASAREWLGMVINYIMGRSDEIFAKVR is encoded by the coding sequence ATGACTTTAGTTGAATCAATCTATCGCTTTTTCGGCTGGTGGATTATTAATATTGATATGTTTTTCTTGGTTCTTCTTCTGGGAGGAGGAGGGCTTTTAGTCTTCAAAAAGAAAAGATGGGGCAAACGCCTGATCATTATAAGCTGCAGCGGATTTGCCTTCTTTGGTATTGTTCCTGTAGGCCTATGGACTCTCGAACAACTTGAAAATCGATTTCCAAAAGTTGAGAAAATTCCTTATGACGCCAAAGGAATAATCTTTCTAGGAGGAAGTTTTGATGCCCTTACCAGCCGTGGCCGAGGAGAAACCTCGTATAATTTGGCTGGGGGACGTTTTGTCCACTTGGTTCAACTTGCCCGAGCCTATCCTCATCTTCAAATTGTGTGCACAGGAAACTCTTTTGAAGCAGAAACAGCAAAAAAGGAACTTCTAGCCTTGGGAATAGATCCCTCCCCTATCCTTTTTGAAGGAGATTCAAAGGATACAAAGGGAAACGCTCTTAAAACCGCTGAGTTGATTCATCCTCACCCACAAGATAAATGGGTCCTGATGACATCAGCCTATCACATGCCTCGATCCGTAGCTCTTTTTCGCAAAGCAGGATTTAACATTATTCCCTATCCCGTTGATTATCATACCCCAGGAAACTATGAGCCCTGGTTTTTTATCGGTCTTAAACTTAACCTTGATGCGTGGCATGCGAGTGCGCGAGAATGGTTGGGAATGGTTATCAACTATATCATGGGCCGCTCGGACGAGATCTTTGCGAAAGTGCGCTAG